The Apium graveolens cultivar Ventura unplaced genomic scaffold, ASM990537v1 ctg2294, whole genome shotgun sequence genome includes a window with the following:
- the LOC141700398 gene encoding transcription factor bHLH100-like has translation MLTLSPPLFPSFGWPLVDDLNIISQDQNDTFVGNFGYIDTTSSGVLPSPQSTNYEPIGGGINPTGLVKKLNHNASERDRRKKINNLYSSLFSLLPDSNRTKKLSIPATVACVVKYIPELQKEVESLVQKKEELSSRMCRRREDSADYQVGKRRKVETKETSSSAAVTISPVGCNEVVVQISSLKADKGLLSQALNKLELGDGLFLLNASSFQSIGDRVFHSLHFQAQGKYELELEAVKGKIMSLYEKNTQVLF, from the exons ATGTTAACACTATCACCACCTCTCTTTCCAAGCTTTGGTTGGCCCTTGGTTGATGACCTAAACATTATTAGCCAGGATCAAAATGATACTTTCGTTGGGAATTTTGGTTACATAGATACCACTTCTTCGGGCGTCCTTCCTTCTCCGCAATCTACAAATTACGAACCAATTGGTGGTGGCATTAATCCAACTGGATTAGTCAAGAAGCTTAATCATAATGCAAGCGAGCGCGATCGTCGAAAGAAGATCAACAACTTGTATTCTTCTCTTTTTTCACTTCTTCCTGATTCTAATCGAACG AAGAAACTAAGCATTCCAGCAACAGTAGCATGTGTAGTAAAATACATACCAGAACTACAAAAAGAAGTGGAGAGTTTGGTTCAGAAGAAAGAAGAATTATCGTCGAGAATGTGTAGGCGACGAGAAGATAGCGCGGACTATCAAGTTGGAAAGAGACGCAAAGTGGAGACAAAAGAAACAAGTTCATCAGCTGCAGTAACAATCAGTCCAGTTGGATGCAATGAAGTTGTAGTTCAGATATCTTCACTCAAAGCTGACAAGGGTTTACTATCCCAGGCTCTGAATAAACTAGAGCTCGGTGATGGCCTTTTCTTATTGAATGCTTCTTCTTTCCAATCTATCGGAGATAGAGTCTTCCACAGCTTGCATTTTCAG GCACAAGGGAAATACGAATTGGAGCTCGAGGCCGTGAAGGGGAAGATCATGTCACTGTACGAGAAGAATACGCAAGTGCTTTTTTGA
- the LOC141700400 gene encoding uncharacterized protein LOC141700400 translates to MPRAVPMESNKSKENTIGLSYPMLTKVNYTAWALKMKVFLQAQGVWVAIEPKDPKAPVEEKTDKLALAAIYQGIPEDVLLYVSEKTTAKEAWEAIKTVSLGADKAKKAKTQTLKIEFESLNMKETEQLDEFYMKLNSLVTRIRALGEKVEETYVVKKLLRAVPSKFLQITSAIEQFGDLETMSVEEVVGSLKAHEERLRGVTEPAEGKLLLTEEEWRKRENSEGQLLLTREEWLKWSSKEVTRNSGENRSRDGGRFMRDKSRVKCWNCSGYGHYAAECRRPRRDQNKEQRTEVNLTQTSDNEPALLIAECGENEKEMVMLNEEKVVPTGRSVQERGSETNVWYLHNGASNHMTGNRSKFTYLDEKIVGKVKFGDRSTVNIK, encoded by the coding sequence ATGCCCAGAGCGGTGCCAATGGAATCGAACAAAAGTAAAGAAAATACTATCGGGCTGAGCTATCCAATGTTAACGAAGGTGAATTACACAGCATGGGCGCTTAAAATGAAAGTCTTCCTACAAGCTCAGGGCGTGTGGGTTGCCATTGAACCTAAGGATCCGAAAGCACCTGTGGAGGAGAAGACAGACAAGTTAGCTTTGGCCGCAATCTATCAGGGAATCCCTGAAGATGTTCTGCTATACGTATCTGAGAAAACAACGGCAAAAGAAGCATGGGAGGCAATTAAAACGGTGTCCCTGGGTGCAGATAAGGCGAAGAAAGCGAAAACCCAGACGTTGAAAATTGAGTTCGAGTCTTTAAACATGAAGGAGACAGAGCAATTAGACGAGTTCTACATGAAATTGAATAGCTTGGTTACCAGAATCCGAGCTCTTGGTGAAAAAGTAGAGGAGACTTATGTTGTAAAGAAATTACTCAGGGCAGTTCCCTCGAAGTTTTTACAGATCACCTCAGCCATAGAACAGTTTGGCGACTTGGAGACGATGTCTGTGGAAGAGGTTGTTGGCTCTCTCAAAGCGCATGAAGAGAGATTACGAGGGGTAACTGAACCAGCTGAAGGGAAGCTTCTTCTCACAGAGGAGGAATGGCGAAAGAGGGAAAACTCAGAGGGGCAACTACTACTTACCCGTGAAGAATGGTTGAAGTGGAGTAGTAAGGAGGTAACTCGAAACTCTGGTGAAAATCGTAGCAGAGATGGAGGCAGGTTCATGCGAGACAAGAGTAGAGTTAAATGTTGGAATTGCTCAGGATATGGTCATTACGCGGCTGAATGTCGTAGGCCACGACGGGATCAAAACAAGGAGCAGAGGACTGAAGTGAATCTAACTCAGACTAGTGACAACGAGCCGGCACTGTTAATTGCAGAATGTGGAGAAAATGAAAAGGAAATGGTGATGCTGAATGAAGAAAAGGTGGTTCCAACAGGACGATCAGTTCAGGAAAGAGGAAGTGAAACAAATGTTTGGTATCTACATAATGGGGCTAGTAATCATATGACTGGAAATCGCTCAAAATTCACCTATTTGGATGAAAAAATAGTTGGCAAAGTCAAGTTCGGTGACAGATCCACAGTAAATATCAAATGA
- the LOC141700399 gene encoding uncharacterized protein LOC141700399 has product MDRSWLKADRRTQEFKLGVDELLNFAFLNGFKENKISCPCLRCAHSKSWNTQTVKDHLYQYGIDQTYTCWIWHGESNSVQSHVISEQDTSESSVDPTNMRMRQDIVDDEDILLDSSDFMNHVQGENEPLYPGCESFTKMRALVKLYNLKAKHGISDKCFSDVLLLLASMLPEGNSMPSSFGEAKKTLCTLGMDYEKIHVCPNDCLLYRGERDEDETICRICGASRWKLNKKGEEVEGIPAKVLWYFPLIPRLRNLFNTAQIAKDMTWHKTERQNDGKIRHPADSKTWKDVDQRWPEFAAEARNLRLALSSDGFNPFHGPGSDHSTWPVLLSIYNLPPWLCMKRKYIMLSLLISGPNQPGNDIDVYLQPLIEDLQKLWHGKQVYDAFKKESFILRGILLWINSDYPALGNLSGNIIKGYNACVVCVDKTKATRLATYKKTVVMRHRRWLPRNHPYRRQKSAFDNTMEKLSEPIPLTGE; this is encoded by the coding sequence ATGGATAGATCTTGGTTGAAAGCAGATAGAAGAACACAAGAATTTAAACTTGGAGTGGATGAATTGTTAAAttttgcatttctgaatgggtttaaagaaaataaaattagTTGTCCATGCTTAAGATGCGCTCATAGTAAATCTTGGAATACTCAGACTGTTAAGGATCATCTTTATCAATATGGTATTGATCAAACCTATACGTGTTGGATATGGCATGGAGAGTCAAATTCTGTACAGAGTCATGTAATTTCTGAACAGGACACTTCAGAATCATCTGTTGATCCTACAAACATGAGAATGAGGCAGGATATTGTCGATGATGAGGATATTTTGTTAGATTCTTCTGATTTTATGAATCATGTTCAAGGTGAAAATGAACCACTTTATCCTGGATGCGAGAGTTTTACGAAAATGAGAGCTTTAGTCAAGTTGTATAATTTAAAAGCAAAACATGGTATTTCTGATAAATGCTTTTCCGATGTCCTTCTTTTGCTTGCATCAATGCTTCCGGAAGGCAACAGTATGCCTTCATCTTTTGGTGAAGCCAAGAAAACTTTATGTACTTTAGGCATGGATTATGAAAAAATACATGTGTGTCCGAATGATTGTCTCTTATACCGCGGTGAGAGGGACGAAGATGAGACGATTTGCCGAATATGTGGGGCATCTAGATGGAAGTTAAACAAGAAAGGAGAAGAAGTAGAAGGGATCCCTGCTAAGGTTCTATGGTACTTTCCATTGATACCAAGATTGAGAAATTTGTTCAATACAGCTCAGATTGCAAAGGACATGACTTGGCATAAAACCGAGCGACAAAATGATGGTAAAATTAGACATCCGGCTGACTCAAAGACATGGAAGGATGTCGATCAAAGGTGGCCTGAGTTTGCTGCTGAGGCTAGGAACCTTCGGTTAGCTTTATCCTCCGATGGATTTAATCCTTTCCATGGACCAGGAAGTGATCACTCAACATGGCCTGTGTTGCTTTCAATTTACAACCTCCCACCTTGGCTCTGTATGAAGAGAAAGTACATTATGCTAAGTCTATTGATATCCGGACCAAATCAGCCTGGAAATGATATTGATGTATACCTTCAACCACTTATAGAAGATTTGCAGAAATTGTGGCATGGGAAACAAGTTTATGATGCATTTAAGAAAGAGTCTTTCATACTAAGAGGAATTTTGTTGTGGATAAATAGTGATTATCCAGCCTTAGGAAACTTGTCGGGTAACATCATTAAAGGATATAATGCTTGTGTCGTTTGTGTTGATAAAACAAAAGCTACCAGGTTGGCTACTTACAAAAAGACGGTGGTTATGAGACATCGTCGATGGCTGCCCAGAAATCATCCATATCGAAGGCAAAAATCAGCCTTTGATAACACCATGGAGAAGTTATCAGAACCTATTCCTTTAACTGGAGAATAG
- the LOC141700401 gene encoding transcription factor bHLH100-like — MLTLSPPPLFPSFGWPLVDDANLISHETDCFFANLDSIETSFSALPSPQSTNFEPTVRGDIDITTGVVKKLNHNASERDRRKKINNLYSSLFSLLPDADRMKKQSIPATVECVVKYIPELKNEVESLVQKKEELSSRMCRQREDNADYQVGKRRKVERKETSSSASVTISPVGCNEVVVQISSLKADKGLLSEALNKLELGDGLFLFNASSFQSVGDIAFHSLHFQAQRKCGLELEALKGKIMALYEKNV; from the exons ATGTTAACACTATCACCTCCTCCTCTCTTTCCAAGCTTTGGTTGGCCTTTAGTTGATGATGCAAACCTTATCAGCCATGAAACCGATTGTTTCTTTGCCAATCTCGATTCTATAGAAACTTCCTTCTCGGCCCTTCCGTCTCCTCAGTCAACGAATTTCGAACCAACTGTCAGAGGTGACATTGATATTACCACTGGAGTAGTTAAGAAACTTAATCATAATGCAAGCGAACGAGATCGTCGAAAGAAGATTAACAACTTGTATTCTTCTCTTTTTTCACTCCTTCCGGATGCAGATCGAATG AAAAAACAAAGTATCCCAGCAACAGTAGAATGTGTAGTAAAATACATACCAGAACTTAAAAATGAAGTGGAGAGTTTGGTTCAGAAGAAAGAAGAATTATCGTCGAGAATGTGTAGGCAGCGAGAAGATAACGCGGACTATCAAGTTGGAAAAAGACGAAAAGTGGAGAGAAAAGAaacaagttcatcagcttcagtaACAATCAGTCCAGTTGGATGCAATGAAGTTGTAGTTCAGATATCCTCACTCAAAGCGGACAAGGGTCTACTATCTGAGGCTCTAAATAAACTAGAACTCGGTGATGGTCTTTTCTTATTCAATGCTTCTTCTTTTCAATCTGTTGGAGATATTGCCTTCCACAGCTTGCATTTTCAG GCCCAAAGGAAATGCGGATTGGAGCTTGAGGCCCTGAAGGGGAAGATCATGGCACTCTACGAGAAAAATGTATAA